A single Pirellulales bacterium DNA region contains:
- a CDS encoding sugar phosphate isomerase/epimerase family protein, which translates to MRLAFSSNAYLHFSIEDTIARIADLGYTGIELLADVPHAWPAGLLPERKKSIRDALDRHKLTISNINAFMMNAVADPRQPYWHPGWTDPDPHYRAIRREHTKRSLQLAHELGAPCITTEPGGQLTPEQTWDEGARIFYDELMPCVELAEKLQVKLLIEPEPGLLIETFGQYLQFAQRINSPWVKLNFDIGHAYCVKEDPQDWVEKMAPHTVHYHFEDIAATRKHEHLIPGRGAIDFAATLQKIHATGYTGWLTVELYPYINHPDDAAREAREFLSQAASQVGISIH; encoded by the coding sequence ATGCGCCTTGCCTTCAGCTCCAACGCCTACTTGCACTTTTCGATTGAAGACACGATCGCGCGCATCGCCGACCTGGGCTACACCGGCATCGAGCTATTGGCCGACGTGCCGCATGCCTGGCCCGCCGGCTTGCTGCCGGAGCGAAAAAAATCGATCCGCGATGCGCTCGATCGGCACAAGCTCACGATTTCCAACATCAACGCCTTCATGATGAATGCCGTGGCCGATCCACGGCAACCGTATTGGCATCCTGGCTGGACCGATCCCGATCCGCATTACCGCGCCATCCGCCGCGAGCACACCAAGCGCAGCCTGCAATTGGCCCACGAGTTGGGCGCACCCTGCATCACCACCGAGCCCGGCGGGCAACTTACCCCCGAGCAAACCTGGGACGAGGGCGCGCGGATTTTTTACGACGAGCTAATGCCTTGCGTCGAACTGGCCGAAAAGCTGCAAGTGAAATTGCTGATTGAGCCGGAGCCGGGTCTGTTGATTGAAACGTTCGGCCAATATCTGCAATTTGCGCAGCGGATCAATTCGCCCTGGGTGAAACTGAATTTTGACATCGGCCATGCTTACTGCGTAAAGGAAGATCCGCAAGATTGGGTGGAAAAAATGGCCCCGCACACGGTCCACTACCATTTCGAAGATATCGCCGCCACGCGCAAGCACGAGCATTTAATTCCCGGCCGCGGGGCAATCGATTTCGCCGCCACGCTGCAAAAAATTCACGCCACCGGCTACACCGGCTGGCTGACCGTGGAGTTGTATCCGTACATCAACCACCCCGACGATGCCGCCCGCGAAGCGCGGGAATTCCTTAGCCAGGCTGCATCGCAGGTTGGCATTTCAATCCATTAA
- a CDS encoding UbiA family prenyltransferase — MNTDSGKPSRLLAWLQLLRLPNVFTAMADVAMGFLFTHETLQPFGEFTLLILVSSCLYTAGMVLNDWHDVAVDTIERPQRPLPSGRIARRTAGFVGAGFVFAGFIAGGLASSLSHDQRPINVSFALLVLMLSYDLVLKSSPIGPVIMGSCRLLNVLLGMSTMPGPWTRDNFAVAAGIGLYILGVTWFARKEVMASSRVQLFGSLACMFAGMLTLWWVVPRVQVELPPLLMQLKPHLWTVFWLAVAPLISWRFIRAIIYPQPAHVQAAVKAGILGIIVLDAAVVFGIRGCLPTIGILCLLVPAILLGRWVYST, encoded by the coding sequence ATGAATACAGATTCTGGAAAACCGTCGCGGCTTTTGGCCTGGCTGCAACTGCTGCGGCTGCCCAACGTGTTCACGGCCATGGCCGATGTGGCGATGGGCTTTTTGTTCACTCATGAAACGCTGCAGCCATTCGGCGAATTCACACTCCTCATTCTCGTTTCCAGTTGCCTCTACACCGCCGGTATGGTGCTGAATGACTGGCACGATGTCGCCGTCGATACAATCGAGCGCCCGCAACGTCCCTTGCCCTCCGGTCGAATTGCTCGGCGCACCGCCGGCTTCGTCGGGGCCGGCTTTGTGTTTGCGGGCTTCATTGCCGGCGGACTTGCCTCGTCGCTCTCCCATGACCAACGGCCCATCAATGTTTCATTTGCTTTGCTTGTACTTATGTTATCTTACGATCTGGTTCTAAAATCTTCGCCCATCGGCCCAGTCATCATGGGCAGTTGCCGGTTGCTGAACGTGCTGTTGGGGATGAGCACCATGCCCGGCCCGTGGACCCGCGACAATTTCGCCGTCGCTGCCGGCATTGGGTTGTACATCCTGGGCGTCACGTGGTTTGCGCGCAAAGAGGTCATGGCCAGCTCGCGAGTTCAACTTTTCGGCAGCTTAGCCTGCATGTTCGCCGGCATGCTCACGCTTTGGTGGGTTGTTCCGCGAGTCCAAGTCGAATTGCCGCCTTTGCTGATGCAATTGAAACCGCATCTTTGGACCGTCTTCTGGCTCGCTGTTGCCCCCCTTATCTCCTGGCGATTCATCCGCGCTATCATTTACCCACAGCCCGCCCATGTTCAAGCCGCGGTCAAAGCCGGCATCCTCGGCATCATCGTCCTGGACGCTGCCGTCGTGTTTGGCATCCGCGGCTGCTTACCCACAATTGGCATCTTGTGCCTCCTCGTCCCTGCCATCTTGCTGG